A stretch of Solidesulfovibrio magneticus RS-1 DNA encodes these proteins:
- a CDS encoding type II toxin-antitoxin system RelE/ParE family toxin, whose amino-acid sequence MHVKWLRTALKNLDDELEYIAREDHELAVKIYAHIQDAVDNLKQFPDSSRPGRIFGTRELVISRYNYLIPYRVREDVVEILRVFHTSRKQPIKW is encoded by the coding sequence GTGCACGTTAAGTGGTTGCGGACTGCTCTGAAGAATCTTGATGATGAGCTTGAATATATCGCGCGGGAGGACCATGAATTAGCTGTAAAAATCTACGCGCATATTCAAGATGCAGTTGATAATTTAAAACAATTCCCCGATTCTTCCAGGCCTGGAAGAATCTTTGGAACCAGAGAACTGGTCATCTCAAGATACAATTATTTAATTCCATATCGTGTCCGTGAAGATGTTGTAGAAATTTTACGGGTATTTCATACCAGCAGAAAGCAGCCAATTAAGTGGTAA